A genomic region of Gammaproteobacteria bacterium contains the following coding sequences:
- a CDS encoding UbiH/UbiF/VisC/COQ6 family ubiquinone biosynthesis hydroxylase, with protein MKFDCDVAIVGGGVVGAALACALADAGFSLAVIDAQSPAPYDPKGEVDLRVFALSAASRRILTALGAWEAVAAARVSPYRQMQVWDAGGKGSIHFDCADLGEPELGYIVENSLLQHALWARLQQHPAVKLLHPARAEALKLEDAGATLDLDHGRRLRARLVVAADGAASATRALAGIEVQNEPYGQRAVVANVRTERAHQDTAWQRFLPTGPLAFLPLADGRCSIVWSADEAEAARLLALDDAGFCAALTQASESRLGAVTAATRRVAFPLQRLHAREYVRERFALAGDAAHALHPLAGQGVNLGLLDAAALAQVLTDAERKGRDIGDLGVLRRYERWRKGDNLAMIFALDGFKRLFSSDIAGMAVLRNAGLRAVDRFTPLKHAFVRRAMGLTGDLPVLAR; from the coding sequence ATGAAGTTTGATTGCGATGTCGCCATTGTCGGCGGCGGCGTGGTGGGCGCGGCGCTCGCCTGCGCGCTGGCGGATGCCGGCTTCTCCCTGGCGGTGATCGATGCCCAATCGCCGGCACCCTACGACCCCAAGGGCGAGGTGGACCTGCGTGTGTTCGCCCTCTCGGCGGCGAGCCGGCGCATCCTGACGGCGCTGGGCGCCTGGGAGGCGGTGGCGGCAGCGCGTGTCTCGCCCTACCGGCAGATGCAGGTGTGGGACGCGGGCGGCAAGGGCAGCATCCACTTCGACTGCGCGGACCTGGGTGAGCCGGAACTCGGCTACATCGTGGAGAACTCGCTGCTGCAGCATGCACTCTGGGCGCGGTTGCAGCAGCACCCGGCGGTGAAGCTCCTGCATCCGGCCCGGGCCGAGGCGCTCAAGCTCGAGGACGCGGGCGCGACGCTGGATCTCGACCACGGGCGGCGCCTGCGCGCGCGCCTGGTGGTGGCGGCGGACGGCGCGGCATCCGCGACGCGCGCGCTGGCCGGCATCGAGGTGCAGAACGAACCCTACGGCCAGCGCGCGGTGGTGGCTAATGTGCGCACCGAGCGGGCCCATCAAGACACGGCCTGGCAGCGCTTCCTGCCCACCGGGCCTCTCGCGTTCCTGCCGCTCGCGGACGGACGCTGCTCGATCGTCTGGTCGGCGGACGAGGCGGAAGCGGCGCGCCTCCTGGCGCTGGACGACGCCGGCTTCTGCGCCGCGCTCACCCAGGCGAGCGAGTCGCGCCTGGGGGCCGTGACCGCCGCCACCCGCCGGGTGGCGTTCCCGCTGCAGCGGCTGCATGCCCGGGAGTACGTGCGGGAGCGCTTCGCGCTCGCCGGGGACGCGGCGCATGCCCTGCATCCGCTCGCGGGTCAGGGCGTGAACCTGGGATTGCTCGACGCGGCGGCGCTCGCGCAGGTTCTGACGGACGCGGAGCGCAAAGGGCGCGACATCGGTGATCTTGGAGTGCTCCGGCGCTACGAACGCTGGCGCAAGGGCGACAATCTCGCGATGATCTTCGCGCTAGACGGGTTTAAACGGCTTTTCAGCAGCGATATCGCGGGTATGGCTGTGCTGCGGAACGCAGGATTGCGTGCTGTAGACCGTTTTACGCCGCTTAAACACGCATTTGTGCGCCGCGCCATGGGTTTGACGGGCGATTTGCCGGTTTTGGCGCGCTGA
- a CDS encoding cell division protein ZapA gives MNDDLQRVTVRLLDKEYQVACPEEEREALLESAEMLNRKMREIRDSGKVVGMDRIAVMAALNVCNDMLQGRNTSLKADERMLGRIRILNDALAGALGAHH, from the coding sequence ATGAACGACGACCTGCAGCGCGTCACGGTGCGGCTCCTGGACAAGGAATATCAGGTGGCCTGCCCGGAGGAAGAGCGCGAGGCGCTCCTGGAGTCCGCCGAGATGCTCAACCGCAAGATGCGCGAGATCCGGGACAGCGGGAAGGTGGTGGGCATGGACCGCATCGCCGTGATGGCCGCCCTGAACGTCTGCAACGACATGCTCCAGGGCCGCAACACCAGCCTGAAGGCGGACGAGCGCATGCTGGGCCGCATCCGCATCCTCAACGATGCCCTCGCGGGCGCTTTAGGCGCTCATCACTAG
- the pepP gene encoding Xaa-Pro aminopeptidase, with amino-acid sequence MQQPEFARRRKDLMRMMGRGAIAIVPAAREKIRNRDSHYPFRQDSDFHYLTGFPEPDAVAVLVPGRDHAEYILFCRDRDPVMETWNGRRAGPEGATRTYGADDAFPVGDIDEILPHLMENCDRVFYTMGASPEFDKHVIAWVNQLKAQNRQGIHPPQEFVALDHLLHDMRLYKSKAEAEAMRAAARVSVSAHERAMRACRPGMNEGELEAEFLHEFRRHGGTAAYNPIVGGGENGCILHYNENNQPLRDGDLVLIDAACELDCYASDITRTFPVNGRYSPEQRAVYDLVLKSQLAAIDKARPGEHWNAPHEEAVKVLTAGLVKLELLKGSVSKLIKDEAYKTFYMHRTGHWLGLDVHDVGDYKVGDEWRELEPGMVLTVEPGLYIAPGTKGVPKRFQGIGVRIEDDVLVTKGAPDVLTGALVKDADEIETLMQRRLL; translated from the coding sequence ATGCAGCAGCCAGAGTTCGCCCGCCGCCGCAAGGACCTCATGCGCATGATGGGGCGCGGCGCCATCGCCATCGTGCCCGCCGCCCGCGAGAAGATCCGCAACCGCGACAGCCACTACCCTTTCCGCCAGGACTCGGACTTCCACTACCTCACGGGCTTCCCCGAGCCGGACGCGGTGGCGGTGCTGGTGCCGGGGCGGGACCACGCGGAGTACATCCTGTTCTGCCGGGACCGGGACCCGGTGATGGAGACCTGGAACGGCCGGCGCGCCGGTCCCGAGGGCGCCACCCGGACCTACGGCGCGGACGACGCCTTCCCGGTGGGCGACATCGACGAGATCCTGCCGCACCTCATGGAGAACTGCGACCGGGTGTTCTACACCATGGGCGCCTCCCCCGAGTTCGACAAGCACGTGATCGCCTGGGTGAACCAGCTCAAGGCCCAGAATCGCCAGGGCATCCACCCGCCCCAGGAGTTCGTGGCGCTGGACCACCTCTTGCACGACATGCGTCTCTACAAGAGCAAGGCGGAAGCGGAGGCCATGCGCGCGGCCGCGCGGGTCTCGGTGTCCGCCCATGAGCGCGCCATGCGCGCCTGCCGCCCCGGCATGAACGAGGGCGAGCTGGAGGCGGAGTTCCTGCACGAGTTCCGCCGCCACGGCGGCACCGCCGCCTACAACCCCATCGTGGGCGGCGGCGAGAACGGCTGCATCCTGCACTACAACGAGAACAACCAGCCGCTCCGTGACGGCGACCTGGTGCTGATCGACGCCGCCTGCGAGCTGGACTGCTACGCCTCGGACATCACTCGCACCTTCCCGGTGAACGGACGCTACTCGCCGGAGCAGCGCGCGGTGTACGACCTGGTGCTGAAGTCGCAGCTCGCCGCCATCGACAAGGCGCGCCCGGGCGAGCACTGGAACGCGCCCCACGAGGAGGCGGTGAAGGTGCTGACGGCGGGCCTCGTGAAGCTGGAGCTCCTGAAGGGCTCCGTGTCCAAGCTCATCAAGGACGAGGCCTACAAGACCTTCTACATGCACCGCACCGGCCACTGGCTGGGGCTCGACGTGCACGACGTGGGCGACTACAAGGTGGGCGACGAGTGGCGCGAGCTGGAGCCCGGCATGGTGCTGACGGTGGAGCCCGGCCTCTACATCGCCCCCGGCACCAAGGGCGTGCCGAAGCGCTTCCAGGGCATCGGCGTGCGCATCGAGGACGACGTGCTGGTGACCAAGGGCGCGCCGGACGTGCTGACGGGCGCATTGGTGAAGGACGCGGACGAGATCGAGACGCTGATGCAGCGGCGGCTTCTGTAA
- a CDS encoding 4a-hydroxytetrahydrobiopterin dehydratase: MTELAEKHCVPCEGGISPLTKEESERYLKKIAPDWTLTPDAKELRKDFKFKGFQGTMMFVNAVAWIAQQEGHHPDLEVGFNHCLVRYTTHAIGGLSENDFICAAKVDKLLGKK, translated from the coding sequence ATGACCGAACTAGCCGAGAAGCATTGCGTCCCCTGCGAGGGCGGCATCAGCCCCCTGACCAAGGAAGAATCCGAGCGCTACCTGAAGAAGATCGCCCCGGACTGGACCCTGACTCCGGACGCCAAGGAGCTCCGCAAGGACTTCAAGTTCAAGGGTTTCCAGGGGACCATGATGTTCGTGAACGCCGTGGCCTGGATCGCCCAGCAGGAGGGCCACCATCCGGACCTGGAAGTGGGCTTCAACCACTGTCTGGTGCGCTACACCACCCACGCCATCGGAGGCCTCTCCGAGAACGACTTCATCTGCGCCGCCAAGGTGGACAAGTTGCTCGGCAAGAAGTGA
- a CDS encoding EVE domain-containing protein, giving the protein MNYWLMKSEPDVFGIEHLAESPKRTASWTGVRNYQVRNLLRDDFQKKDLAFFYHSSCPEPGIYGVMEVSGAAHPDATQFDPKDEYHDPKSTRESPRWYAVDVTLKETFKHPVLLQELRGSAALKTLQILRRGNRLSITAVTPAEWNAILKLAHAK; this is encoded by the coding sequence ATGAACTACTGGCTCATGAAATCGGAACCGGATGTGTTCGGCATCGAGCATCTCGCCGAGTCACCCAAGCGCACCGCGAGCTGGACCGGCGTGCGCAACTACCAGGTGCGGAACCTCCTGCGGGACGATTTCCAAAAAAAAGATCTGGCGTTCTTCTATCACTCCAGCTGCCCCGAGCCCGGCATCTACGGCGTGATGGAGGTGAGCGGCGCCGCGCACCCGGATGCCACCCAGTTCGACCCCAAGGACGAGTACCACGACCCCAAGAGCACGCGCGAGAGCCCGCGCTGGTACGCGGTGGACGTGACGCTCAAGGAGACCTTCAAACACCCGGTTTTGCTGCAGGAATTGCGGGGTTCCGCCGCTCTCAAGACGCTGCAGATACTGCGCCGCGGCAACCGTCTCTCCATCACCGCGGTGACGCCGGCGGAGTGGAACGCGATCCTCAAGTTGGCGCACGCGAAGTGA
- a CDS encoding 5-formyltetrahydrofolate cyclo-ligase has translation MTRDALRRQLRADRRALTPEARRLASVAAALTLCGSPAYRDARRIAVYLAMDGELDPTPFVMRARSDGREVYLPVLPPKEGPMSFRLYLPDSQLATNRFGIPEPVSAEGGRMAKDMDLVVTPLVGFDLEGNRLGMGAGFYDRTFGFLKRMQAPRPLLIGYAYDCQKVDALGAESWDVPLHGVATEQQFYPFSPL, from the coding sequence ATGACGCGCGACGCGCTGCGCCGGCAGTTGCGCGCCGACCGCCGCGCGCTCACGCCCGAGGCGCGCCGCCTGGCCTCCGTGGCCGCCGCCCTCACCCTCTGCGGAAGCCCCGCCTACCGCGACGCGCGCCGCATCGCGGTGTACCTCGCCATGGACGGCGAGCTGGATCCCACGCCGTTCGTGATGCGCGCCCGCAGCGACGGCCGCGAGGTGTACCTGCCGGTGCTGCCGCCGAAGGAAGGGCCCATGTCCTTCCGTCTCTACCTGCCGGACTCGCAGCTCGCCACCAACCGCTTCGGCATCCCTGAACCCGTGTCCGCCGAGGGTGGCCGCATGGCCAAGGACATGGACCTGGTGGTGACGCCGCTCGTCGGCTTCGACCTCGAAGGCAACCGCCTCGGCATGGGCGCCGGCTTCTACGACCGCACCTTCGGCTTCCTGAAGCGCATGCAGGCGCCGCGTCCGCTGCTCATCGGCTACGCCTACGACTGCCAGAAGGTGGACGCGCTCGGCGCCGAATCCTGGGACGTGCCGCTGCATGGCGTTGCGACAGAGCAACAGTTTTACCCCTTCTCACCCCTCTAA
- the rpiA gene encoding ribose-5-phosphate isomerase RpiA, whose amino-acid sequence MSADERKKRAAQAALAYLDDARIVGVGTGSTVNHFIDALGPIKGRLEGAVSSSEASTQRLKALGIPVLDLNSAGDISVYVDGADEANRHLQLIKGGGGALTREKIVAAASKRFVCIADDTKLKDVLGAFPLPVEVIPMARSYVARQLVKLGGQPEWRQGFTTDNGNHILDVHNLKILDPPKMEAEIGALAGVVCVGIFARRPADVLLIAYEDRVETIKR is encoded by the coding sequence ATGAGCGCCGATGAACGCAAGAAACGGGCCGCCCAAGCCGCCCTCGCCTACCTGGATGACGCCCGCATCGTCGGCGTCGGCACCGGTTCCACCGTCAACCACTTCATAGACGCCTTGGGTCCCATCAAGGGCCGCCTCGAAGGCGCCGTCTCCAGCTCCGAAGCCAGCACCCAGCGCCTGAAGGCGCTCGGCATCCCGGTGCTGGACCTCAACAGCGCCGGCGATATCTCCGTGTACGTGGACGGGGCCGACGAGGCCAACCGCCACCTGCAGCTCATCAAGGGCGGCGGCGGCGCCCTCACCCGCGAGAAGATCGTGGCGGCGGCGTCCAAGCGCTTCGTCTGCATCGCCGACGACACCAAGCTCAAGGACGTGCTGGGGGCATTCCCCCTGCCGGTGGAAGTGATCCCCATGGCCAGGAGCTATGTGGCCCGGCAGCTCGTGAAGCTCGGCGGCCAACCGGAGTGGCGCCAGGGCTTCACCACCGACAACGGCAACCACATCCTCGACGTGCACAACCTCAAGATCCTGGACCCGCCCAAGATGGAAGCCGAGATCGGCGCCCTCGCCGGGGTGGTGTGCGTGGGCATCTTCGCCAGAAGGCCCGCCGATGTGCTGCTGATCGCCTATGAAGACAGGGTCGAGACCATCAAACGCTGA
- a CDS encoding UPF0149 family protein, with product MHSLQARTGRMSATDFHDLDESLRRAGAACDAPESHGMLCGALCAGVDEAGDWLDQLLDQANGPEEAQEACRRLLSDLCDDTRKRLRAGALEFAPLLPDDETGLADRTDALGEWCQGFLFGMGLAGDALKLDGLSPETGEVLKDMNEIAQAGFEGEDSDEDETAYAEIVEYVRVGVQLLYEELQPVPPSTMPASETLH from the coding sequence ATGCACAGCCTCCAAGCCCGCACGGGACGCATGTCCGCCACCGATTTCCACGACCTCGACGAGAGCCTGCGGCGCGCCGGCGCTGCCTGCGACGCGCCCGAGTCCCACGGCATGCTGTGCGGCGCGCTCTGCGCCGGGGTGGACGAGGCCGGCGACTGGCTGGACCAGCTCCTGGACCAGGCGAACGGCCCGGAGGAGGCGCAGGAGGCCTGTCGGCGCCTGCTCAGTGACCTCTGCGATGACACCCGCAAGCGCCTGCGCGCCGGCGCGCTGGAGTTCGCGCCGCTCCTGCCCGATGACGAGACGGGCCTCGCGGACCGCACCGACGCCCTGGGCGAGTGGTGCCAGGGTTTCCTGTTCGGCATGGGGCTCGCGGGCGACGCGCTCAAGCTGGACGGGCTCAGCCCGGAGACGGGCGAGGTGCTGAAGGACATGAACGAGATCGCCCAGGCCGGCTTCGAGGGCGAGGACAGCGACGAGGACGAGACCGCCTACGCCGAGATCGTGGAATACGTGCGGGTGGGCGTGCAGTTGCTCTACGAAGAGTTACAGCCCGTCCCGCCGTCCACCATGCCGGCATCCGAGACTTTGCACTAG
- the ispG gene encoding flavodoxin-dependent (E)-4-hydroxy-3-methylbut-2-enyl-diphosphate synthase yields MKSPSSLLSPRRRSVPVRVGTVQVGGDAPIVVQSMTNTDTADVTATTQQVAELARAGSELVRITVNTDEAAAAVPHIRERLEATGIRVPLVGDFHFNGHKLLKAHPACAEALAKYRINPGNVGKGSRRDPQFAEMIEVALKYGKAVRIGVNWGSLDQDLLTRMMDENAGSVAPKDTKDVLHEAMVASALLSAGRAEELGLPHDRIILSCKMSGVQDLIDVYTRLAARCDYPLHLGLTEAGMGSKGIVASTAALAVLLQQGIGDTIRVSLTPEPGGDRSREVIVAQEILQTLGLRAFLPLVAACPGCGRTTSTYFQQLAQDIQSYIRHQMPEWKKSYEGVETMQVAVMGCVVNGPGESKHANIGISLPGTGERPVAPVYVDGEKSITLKGDTISADFQKIVDDYVRTHYPARN; encoded by the coding sequence ATGAAGAGTCCTTCCTCTCTCCTTTCCCCCCGCCGGCGCAGCGTGCCGGTCAGGGTCGGCACCGTGCAGGTGGGCGGCGACGCGCCCATCGTGGTGCAGTCCATGACCAACACCGACACCGCCGACGTCACCGCCACCACCCAGCAGGTGGCGGAGCTGGCGCGGGCGGGCTCGGAGCTGGTGCGCATCACCGTTAACACCGACGAGGCTGCCGCCGCGGTGCCCCACATCCGCGAGCGCCTGGAAGCCACGGGTATACGCGTGCCCTTGGTGGGCGACTTCCACTTCAACGGCCACAAGCTCCTCAAGGCGCACCCGGCCTGCGCCGAGGCGCTGGCCAAGTACCGCATCAACCCCGGCAACGTGGGCAAGGGCTCCCGGCGCGACCCGCAGTTCGCCGAGATGATCGAAGTTGCACTGAAGTACGGCAAGGCCGTGCGCATCGGCGTGAACTGGGGGAGCCTGGACCAGGACCTGCTCACGCGCATGATGGACGAGAACGCGGGTAGCGTCGCGCCGAAGGACACCAAGGACGTGCTGCACGAGGCTATGGTGGCCTCCGCGCTCCTCTCCGCCGGGCGCGCCGAGGAGCTGGGCCTGCCGCACGACCGGATCATCCTCTCCTGCAAGATGAGCGGCGTGCAGGACTTGATAGATGTGTACACGCGCCTCGCCGCGCGCTGTGACTACCCGCTGCACCTGGGGCTCACGGAAGCCGGCATGGGCAGCAAGGGCATCGTCGCCTCCACCGCGGCGCTCGCGGTGCTCCTGCAGCAGGGCATCGGCGACACCATCCGCGTGTCCCTCACGCCGGAGCCCGGCGGCGACCGCAGCCGCGAGGTGATCGTGGCCCAGGAGATCCTCCAGACCCTGGGCCTGCGTGCGTTCCTGCCGCTGGTGGCCGCGTGTCCCGGCTGTGGCCGCACCACCAGCACCTACTTCCAGCAGCTCGCCCAGGACATCCAGAGCTACATCCGCCACCAGATGCCGGAGTGGAAGAAATCATATGAAGGGGTCGAGACCATGCAGGTCGCCGTCATGGGCTGCGTGGTGAACGGTCCCGGCGAGAGCAAGCACGCCAACATCGGCATCAGCCTCCCAGGCACCGGAGAGCGGCCGGTGGCCCCGGTCTATGTGGATGGCGAAAAAAGCATCACTTTGAAGGGTGATACGATATCGGCAGATTTCCAGAAGATAGTGGACGATTACGTCAGAACCCACTATCCAGCCCGGAATTGA
- the ubiH gene encoding 2-octaprenyl-6-methoxyphenyl hydroxylase produces the protein MPAQPQTEFDLLIVGGGLVGASLAAALAPLPLKLAVVEAAPFGSRGQPSFDDRITALAEGSRRIYQAMGVWPGLAPEAAPIRRIHVSDKGRLGATRLSADEARVEALGWVTPNRLIGKALMEFIASRDNIRLLAPAKLKSFSAEADHVQAEIEAEQPLTARARLLIAADGAQSEIRAKLGVAADRTDYAQTAIVCNVRVERPEPETAFERFADSGPMALLPMGGDKYGFVWVTDTAAAPAILGLEDTDFGSQAAAGFGGRFGKFLQVGKRASYPLSMVRAQSQQAPRTLIIGNAAHALHPVAAQGFNLSLRDVAMLAEVVADAHRGGEDIGAPEVLSRYVDARGGDQKGTALFADILNRVFANPLTTVAFGRNAGLLAMELMPAVRGTFLKHNMGLAGRLPRLARGLPLT, from the coding sequence ATGCCTGCCCAACCCCAGACTGAATTCGACCTGCTGATCGTGGGCGGCGGCCTCGTCGGGGCCAGCCTCGCCGCGGCGCTTGCACCGCTGCCATTGAAGCTCGCGGTGGTGGAAGCAGCACCTTTCGGCAGCCGCGGCCAGCCGAGCTTCGACGACCGCATCACCGCCCTCGCGGAGGGCAGCCGCCGCATCTATCAGGCCATGGGCGTGTGGCCCGGCCTCGCGCCGGAGGCGGCACCCATCCGCCGCATCCACGTCTCGGACAAGGGGCGCCTCGGCGCCACGCGCCTCAGCGCCGACGAGGCGAGGGTGGAGGCCCTGGGCTGGGTGACGCCGAACCGGCTCATAGGCAAGGCGCTCATGGAGTTCATCGCTAGCCGGGACAACATCCGCCTGCTGGCGCCGGCCAAGCTCAAGTCCTTCAGCGCGGAAGCTGACCACGTGCAGGCCGAGATCGAAGCGGAGCAGCCCCTCACCGCCAGGGCACGGCTATTGATCGCGGCGGACGGCGCCCAATCGGAAATCCGCGCGAAGCTCGGCGTCGCCGCCGACCGCACGGATTACGCCCAGACCGCCATCGTCTGCAACGTACGGGTGGAACGGCCCGAGCCTGAGACCGCGTTCGAGCGTTTCGCCGACAGCGGTCCCATGGCGCTCTTGCCCATGGGCGGCGACAAGTACGGGTTCGTGTGGGTCACGGATACAGCGGCTGCGCCGGCCATCCTGGGCCTCGAAGATACCGACTTCGGGAGCCAAGCGGCGGCGGGATTCGGCGGACGCTTCGGTAAGTTCCTGCAAGTGGGCAAGCGGGCGAGTTACCCCTTGAGCATGGTGCGCGCCCAGTCCCAGCAGGCGCCGCGCACGCTCATCATCGGCAATGCCGCCCATGCGCTGCATCCCGTCGCGGCACAGGGTTTCAACCTCTCGCTACGGGACGTGGCCATGCTCGCCGAGGTGGTGGCGGACGCGCACCGAGGCGGTGAAGACATCGGCGCGCCGGAAGTGCTCTCGCGTTACGTGGACGCGCGTGGCGGAGACCAGAAGGGCACAGCGCTGTTCGCGGACATCCTGAATCGCGTGTTCGCCAACCCGCTCACCACCGTCGCCTTCGGCCGCAATGCCGGCCTCCTGGCCATGGAACTCATGCCCGCAGTGCGCGGTACGTTCCTCAAGCACAACATGGGTCTCGCGGGGCGCCTGCCGAGGCTGGCTCGCGGGTTGCCGCTGACATGA
- a CDS encoding TIGR02449 family protein, with protein MSTEKARALLDQELKRLETRVQELVGKVGKLDGENHSLRERLESLTTERANLLAKNDEVRGRVEAMISRLKSLEESA; from the coding sequence ATGAGCACAGAAAAAGCCCGCGCCCTCCTCGACCAGGAACTCAAGCGCCTCGAGACCCGCGTCCAGGAGCTGGTCGGCAAGGTCGGCAAGCTGGATGGCGAGAACCACTCCCTGCGGGAGCGGCTGGAATCCCTGACCACCGAGCGCGCCAACCTCCTCGCCAAGAACGACGAGGTGCGCGGCCGCGTGGAAGCCATGATCTCCCGCCTCAAGTCCCTGGAGGAGAGCGCATGA
- a CDS encoding alpha/beta fold hydrolase codes for MAETVVFIHGLYMVGLELALLRRRVARGGFETRQFSYRSVSRGPAQNAQALGAYLQAIRAERLHLVAHSLGGLVILRMFEQGVALPPGRVVFMGSPVRGSRAAAYLTQKGLHWAIGKAGPGGLAARHEPRWTEPRELGVIAGTHEFAINPMNFGLTSPHDGMVEVAETHIEGAKDTATIHSNHTGMLFTRELARQVTAFLREGMFLR; via the coding sequence ATGGCTGAAACAGTCGTATTCATCCACGGCTTATATATGGTCGGTTTAGAGCTGGCCTTGCTGCGCCGCCGTGTGGCGCGGGGCGGCTTCGAGACCCGCCAGTTCAGCTACCGGTCTGTGAGCCGCGGACCGGCCCAGAACGCCCAAGCTCTGGGAGCCTATCTGCAGGCCATCCGCGCGGAGCGACTGCACCTCGTGGCCCACAGCCTCGGAGGACTCGTGATCCTGCGCATGTTCGAGCAGGGCGTGGCGCTGCCGCCGGGACGGGTGGTGTTCATGGGCTCACCGGTGAGGGGCAGCCGCGCCGCCGCCTACCTGACCCAGAAGGGCCTGCACTGGGCCATCGGCAAGGCCGGTCCGGGTGGGCTGGCGGCGAGGCACGAACCCCGATGGACGGAACCCAGGGAGCTGGGCGTGATCGCCGGCACCCATGAGTTCGCCATCAACCCCATGAACTTCGGTCTCACTTCGCCCCATGACGGGATGGTGGAAGTCGCCGAGACACACATCGAGGGCGCCAAGGACACGGCGACGATCCACTCCAACCACACGGGCATGCTATTCACGCGGGAGTTGGCGCGGCAGGTGACGGCGTTCCTGCGAGAGGGGATGTTCCTCCGCTGA
- the phhA gene encoding phenylalanine 4-monooxygenase codes for MGKSSKYVAKEPDASGYIAYTDAEHEVWHDLITRQMPIVQKYACPEYLAALDVMKFPQDRIPQCKEVSEVLKKHTGWEVAAVPALIPFGQFFQLLADKKFPAASFIRSREEMDYLQEPDIFHEIFGHTPLLTDPRFAEFTHAYGKAGVQARKEDHVKLARLYWFTVEFGLINTAKGLKTYGAGIVSSYGETPYSIDSPKPQRKRFDPIDALRTPYRIDIFQSVYFIIDSLQDMFDLAHKDLFALIREAEKLGMHAPTFPPAEKKVSWA; via the coding sequence ATGGGCAAGTCTTCAAAATATGTCGCGAAGGAGCCGGATGCCTCCGGCTACATCGCCTACACCGACGCGGAGCACGAGGTCTGGCACGACCTCATCACCCGCCAGATGCCCATCGTCCAGAAGTACGCCTGCCCCGAGTACCTGGCGGCGCTGGACGTGATGAAGTTCCCCCAGGACCGCATCCCCCAGTGCAAGGAAGTCTCCGAGGTGCTGAAGAAGCACACCGGCTGGGAAGTGGCGGCGGTGCCGGCGCTCATCCCCTTCGGCCAGTTCTTCCAGCTGCTGGCGGACAAGAAGTTCCCCGCTGCTTCCTTCATCCGCTCCCGCGAGGAGATGGATTACCTGCAGGAGCCGGACATCTTCCATGAGATCTTCGGCCACACGCCGCTGCTCACGGACCCGCGCTTCGCCGAGTTCACCCACGCCTACGGCAAGGCCGGCGTGCAGGCGCGCAAGGAAGACCACGTGAAGCTGGCGCGGCTCTACTGGTTCACGGTGGAGTTCGGCCTGATCAACACGGCGAAAGGCCTCAAGACCTATGGCGCGGGCATCGTCTCCTCCTACGGCGAGACGCCCTACTCCATCGACAGCCCCAAGCCCCAGCGCAAGCGCTTCGACCCCATCGACGCCCTGCGCACGCCCTACCGCATCGACATCTTCCAGAGCGTGTACTTCATCATCGACAGCCTGCAGGACATGTTCGACCTGGCGCACAAGGACCTGTTCGCCCTGATCCGCGAGGCCGAGAAGCTCGGCATGCACGCGCCCACCTTTCCCCCGGCCGAGAAGAAGGTTTCTTGGGCCTGA